Proteins from a genomic interval of Sinobacterium norvegicum:
- a CDS encoding TolC family protein, with product MNTHNPLILAIFTTALSVAVQAEPIGFESAWQQLLSSSDKLKASASKVEQARGDLDSTSSLNYPSLDITANYSYMEQPIELDIRDLNPLAEANIQLPIQLPDSFFVTPFTEQDIFAASLNAMWPIYVGGKIDAAKGIRAAQVQEQQQQLILEQREMFVTLTERYYGVILTQRIRDTQGKLKSSLQQHLHHAELMEQQGQIAKVERLSAKVSYDKAVLDYNNSQRTAEISQTALNHLLNSHHNTPSSEMFVLAEPPVLASLQQEVQDSHPALLLLQAKQQQAEGLIAVERGGYKPTVFLYGNHTLYDDDTLLADITPDWIVGVGIKIPLFSRDGHSGKIRAAESALAQARYMTSQTEQDLQLLLQQSYSQMLGANDEVDSLSSTLDLATENRRLREIAFKQGLSTSLERVDAEIKLSGARVQQLLAEYNYLVALAKLSAVTGDIDNFLNHAQQSRSHTTPDKTANSDTFQPAIANPFTQQGNQP from the coding sequence TTGAATACTCACAACCCGCTGATATTAGCTATTTTTACCACTGCCCTCAGCGTCGCCGTACAAGCAGAACCGATCGGTTTTGAATCCGCTTGGCAACAGCTGTTGAGCAGCAGTGACAAACTCAAGGCCAGCGCCTCAAAGGTTGAGCAGGCCCGTGGCGATTTAGATTCTACCAGCAGCCTGAACTACCCCAGCCTCGATATCACCGCAAACTACAGCTATATGGAGCAACCCATCGAGCTGGATATTCGTGATTTGAACCCGCTGGCCGAGGCCAATATTCAGCTGCCGATACAGCTGCCCGACTCCTTCTTTGTCACCCCGTTCACCGAACAGGATATTTTTGCCGCCAGCCTCAATGCCATGTGGCCAATTTATGTCGGTGGTAAAATTGATGCTGCCAAGGGCATACGTGCAGCCCAGGTACAGGAGCAACAACAGCAGTTAATTCTCGAACAACGTGAGATGTTTGTGACGCTGACCGAGCGCTATTACGGCGTCATCTTGACCCAGCGCATACGCGACACCCAGGGGAAATTAAAAAGTAGCTTGCAGCAACACTTGCATCATGCCGAATTGATGGAGCAGCAGGGCCAGATTGCCAAGGTCGAGCGACTGAGCGCCAAGGTCAGTTACGACAAGGCAGTATTGGATTACAACAACAGCCAGCGCACCGCCGAGATCAGTCAGACCGCCCTTAATCATTTACTCAACAGTCACCACAATACACCGAGCTCGGAGATGTTTGTGCTGGCCGAGCCACCGGTGTTGGCCAGCCTGCAGCAAGAGGTCCAAGACAGTCATCCAGCGCTGCTATTACTGCAAGCCAAGCAACAACAAGCCGAGGGTTTGATCGCCGTTGAGCGCGGTGGCTATAAGCCAACGGTGTTTCTCTACGGCAATCACACGCTGTATGACGACGACACCTTGCTCGCCGATATTACGCCCGACTGGATTGTTGGTGTGGGCATTAAAATCCCGTTGTTCAGCCGCGATGGTCACAGCGGTAAAATACGCGCCGCCGAGAGCGCTCTGGCACAGGCCCGCTATATGACCAGCCAAACAGAGCAGGATTTACAGCTGTTGCTGCAACAGTCCTATAGCCAAATGTTAGGCGCCAATGATGAAGTCGACAGCCTCAGTTCGACCTTAGATCTCGCCACTGAGAATAGGCGACTGCGTGAAATCGCCTTTAAACAAGGGCTTTCTACCTCACTGGAACGAGTCGATGCCGAGATAAAATTATCCGGCGCCCGTGTTCAGCAGTTGTTGGCCGAGTACAATTATCTTGTCGCCCTCGCCAAACTCAGTGCTGTCACCGGCGATATTGATAATTTTTTAAACCATGCTCAACAGAGCCGCTCCCACACCACACCTGACAAAACAGCCAATAGCGACACCTTCCAACCCGCCATCGCCAACCCTTTTACACAGCAAGGTAATCAACCGTGA